AAGCTAAATCTACTGAAAAGATTGATGGAGCAGTTGCCACCATCATGGCTCTTGATAGAGCAATACGTTGTGGTAATGCCACAAATCAATCTGTCTATGACGAAAGAGGACTTTTATTCATTTAAAAGTATTGGAGAATATTGATGAAAGCCATTACAAATTTACTAGCACGCATTCGTGGCAAACCAAAAAATAGAGCAGCATTTTCCAATTATAACTTTTTGTTTGGAGGCACCACTTCAGGCAAAGCTGTTAATGAACGATCTGCAATGCAAATGACGGCTGTGTATGCGTGTGTTCGAATTTTAAGTGAAGCTGTAGCAGGTTTGCCTTTACATCTTTATGAGCAAAAAGAGTGTGGCAGTAAACAAAAAGCTATAGATCATCCACTTTACTTTTTACTACACGATGAGCCTAACAGTGAGATGACCAGCTTTGTATTTCGTGAAACGATGATGACCCATCTTTTACTTTGGGGAAATGCGTATGCACAAATTATAAGAAACGGCAAAGGAGAGATTGCTTCTTTGTATCCTCTAATGCCAAATCAAATGCAAGTTGACCGGGATAAAAACGGTCAACTTTTTTATACATATACGACCAACAGAGAAAACTCTCACACCTATAAAAGTTCAACTGTGGTTTTAGATTCTTCTAGTGTTTTACACATACCCGGCCTTGGCTTTGATGGTCTTGTTGGATACTCCCCTATTGCCATGGCTAAAAATGCAATTGGTATGGCAATAGCGTGTGAAGAATTTGGTGCTAAGTTTTTTGCTAACGGTGCAGCTCCCAGTGGAGTGCTAGAACACCCCGGAACCATTAAAGATGCCTCTCGAGTTAGAGAAGCTTGGCAAGGACAATTTGGGGGTTCTTCAAATGCACAAAAAGTAGCGGTCTTAGAAGAAGGAATGAAATATAGTCCGATTTCAATATCTCCTGAACAAGCTCAGTTTTTAGAAACTCGAAAGTTCCAAATTAACGAGATTGCAAGAATATTTAGAATTCCGCCACACATGATTGGGGATTTAGAAAAAT
The nucleotide sequence above comes from Bacteroidia bacterium. Encoded proteins:
- a CDS encoding phage portal protein — encoded protein: MKAITNLLARIRGKPKNRAAFSNYNFLFGGTTSGKAVNERSAMQMTAVYACVRILSEAVAGLPLHLYEQKECGSKQKAIDHPLYFLLHDEPNSEMTSFVFRETMMTHLLLWGNAYAQIIRNGKGEIASLYPLMPNQMQVDRDKNGQLFYTYTTNRENSHTYKSSTVVLDSSSVLHIPGLGFDGLVGYSPIAMAKNAIGMAIACEEFGAKFFANGAAPSGVLEHPGTIKDASRVREAWQGQFGGSSNAQKVAVLEEGMKYSPISISPEQAQFLETRKFQINEIARIFRIPPHMIGDLEKSSFSNIEQQSLEFVKYTLDPWVIRWEQSLSRALFSEKEKKNLFFKFNVEGLLRGDYQSRMNGYATARQNGWMSANDIRQLEDLDRIGKEDGGDLYLVNGNMLPLNLAGSFAFKNNSNQQEEEADEEQEVLAMEKPERR